ATTGAAACAGAAAATAATTACTGTGTTCAACCTTGTGTATCTCCTGTGTGGGATACAGCATGGGCAATTCGTGCCTTAATTGATTCAGGTTTTCCAGCATATCATCCAGCAATTGTCAAAGCTGGAGAATGGTTAATAGATAAACAAATACTTAATTATGGTGATTGGAACGTAAAAAATAAACAAGGAAAACCCGGAGCTTGGGCGTTTGAATTTGACAACCGCTTTTATCCAGATGTGGATGATTCTGCTGTAGTTGTCATGGCTTTACATCAAACAAAATTACCCAATGAAGCCCTGAAAAAACAAGCTATGAATCGGGCTTTAAATTGGATAGCATCAATGCAGTGTAAACCCGGAGGTTGGGCAGCTTTTGATATTGATAATGATCAAGAGTGGCTGAATTCTGTACCCTATGGCGATTTAAAAGCCATGATTGATCCAAATACAGCCGATGTCACCGCTAGAGTAATAGAAATGTTGGGGGCTTGTAACTTATCAATTCAACCAGATAAGTTAGAAAAATCCCTTGATTATCTTATCAATGAACAAGAAAATGAAGGTTGTTGGTTTGGACGTTGGGGGGTAAATTACATTTATGGTACAAGTGGCGTTTTATCAGCTTTAGCATTAATAAATCCTCAAAAATATCGCCCTAATATAGAACAAGGTGCAGCTTGGTTAGTCAAAGTTCAAAACTCTGATGGTGGTTGGGGAGAAACTTGTTTTAGTTACAATGATCCTAGTTTGAAAGGTAAGGGAGACAGCACTGCATCTCAAACAGCTTGGGCTTTAATTGGGTTAATAGCAGCAGGTGAAGCAACAGGAAAAATGCCTTTTGATAGTATTGAAAAAGGGGTTAATTACTTGTTAGAAACTCAACAAGCAGATGGTACTTGGGATGAGTCATATTTTACAGGAACAGGTTTTCCTTGTCATTTTTATCTCAAGTATCACCTCTATCAACAGTATTTTCCTTTAATGGCGCTGGGAAGATATCACAGGATTAAAAAATAGGGAATAAAATATCCTCGACTTCTTGGAGAAGTTGGGGATGTCAGCTTTAATTGTCAGAATCAGGATTTACAGGATTAAAGGATTAACAGGATGTAACCCACATTCCGCACTTCAAAAAGTAACACAATTAAACTACATTGACAGTCGATTAAAACTTATGGTTTTAGCAATCAATTATCAATGGAAAACACGGCTGTTCAAAGGTAAGGAAGCCAGTATCTTAAAACAGCAACTATCCACTACTGTTGATAAGTATGTACCCAAATACAAAGAAGCTGATGCTATGGTTGAATCCCCTAGAATCACTGTTGGCTAACGCCACGCTTCGCTATCAAACTCTTTCGGTGGCGTGTCTTGTTGTTTTTGTTTGCGATACATTTTGATGCACCTTGATGCAAGGGTTTTTACCTATTTTACCCTTTTTTCTTGCACTTTGTTTCTCTTTTCTGACCCTCAAACTCTTGATTTATCTAGGTTTTGCCTTTATTCAGCAAACCCTATGTAAATTTGTTAACTAGTACAAGTTCACCATTGGTAGAAAACTGGTAGACTATATTTTCTAACCAATACAAACGCACCAGTTACAGATTATTTCATCAAGTAACATTTACATTTGGTACAAAATTGGTACAAAGTTAGTCAAGAGAGTTTGTTGCTTTATACCAATTGAACCTGGAGAACCTTATAGGGTAAGAGTTTTACCTTAAGGCGACAGGCGGATTTGAACCGCCGGATGGAGGTTTTGCAGACCTCTGCCTTACCACTTGGCTATGTCGCCGCACTCACAATTACTCATATTATCACCTTTTTTCTTGAATTGCATCCCTCTGGAAAAAATTTTTTGGTGATTGGTGATTGGGGACTGGGGACTGGGAACGGAAGTTATTAATTTTGACTTTTGACTTTTGACTTTTGACTTGATACCTCCCCTATTCCCTATTCCCTGTTCCCTCTCTAAGATAACTTCACTTCATCGGCAAAGTTACCCCAGCGGACAAAGTGAAATGGACCTGCAACAGAACCCCAAAGATGCTCATCCGTGTCTGGATCTCGTCCTTTGTCCCAGCTGATAAATTTCTCGCCATCAATTTCAAATTTACTATCTAAGTAGGTTCTTTGTCCTTTGCGAACGACGATACAGCCTTTACCTGGTTCAACGTGGCCTCTAAAGCAGTTACCTGTCCACTCGACAATCATGTTACAACCGCAAAGTTTTTCCAGGCGATCGCTCGTTAACTTCTGCAAACGAACTAAATCACGAGATGCACCAAAAAAGTCTTTTTCGTCTTTGACAGTATAGTTTTCAATCAGGATATTCTCACCCTCTATTACCAAATTTAATACTCTCAGCCGATAAGGGTCATTGAGCATATAGTCATAAGCTTGTTCTACAAACAAACTCACTCCGGATAAAAAGGAGTAAGGCAGAGGACGCATACATACACGAATATGGGCGTAAAAAGCTGGATTCTCAAACACTTGGGCTTGATTGCTAAAATCAGCGGCCATCCAACGGGCTAAGGTGGCAATATCAGTAGAATGAGTCATGACAATTTTGGATTAATGCTATTAACCAAAGCGTCCAGCAACATAATCACGGGTGCGCTCATCTAATGGGTTACGAAAGATTTGACCTGTAGCCCCAAATTCTACCATCTGCCCGATGCGACTTTCATCAGTGCTAAAGAAAGCTGTAAAATCAGAAACACGGGTTGCTTGCTGCATATTGTGAGTAACAATAGCAATAGTTAACTCCGAGCGCAAGCGGTGGATGAGTTCTTCAACTTTCAGAGTAGCAATAGGATCTAAGGCTGAACAAGGTTCATCCATCAATAAAACTTTTGGTTTTACTGCCAAAGCACGAGCAATACACAGACGCTGCTGCTGTCCACCCGAAAGCCCTAAAGCGGATGTGTTGAGTTTATCTTTGACTTCATCCCAAAGTGCTGCACCTTTGAGAGCAGATTCAACAATTTCATCTAATTGAAATTTTGGACATCTACCAGAAATTCTCACACCATAAGCAACATTTTCGTAGATACTCATGGGGAAAGGATTTGGCTTTTGAAATACCATGCCAATTTCTCGACGCAGACGATTGATATTAACGCGGGGGGCATAAATATTTTGCCCAAAAAATTCTATAATCCCATCAACTTTTACTTTCCCTTCTAATTCACTAATGCGATTTAAGGTTTTAATGAAGGTGGATTTTCCGCAACCACTAGGACCAATTAGTGCAGTGACTTGATTCTTATAAATATCTAATGATATGCCTTCGATAGCTTTAAAATTTCCATAGTAGAAACTGAGGTTTTTGACTTTGATGGCTGGAACTAGGTTACTCATATAGCAATCCGATTTGATTTGTGTTTGCGTAGCGTGGCGTTAGCCATATTTATTCGTTGAGGCAAGGAATAGGGAAGAAAGAGGTGACAATAAATGGCAATATTTGTCTATGGATTGGGCGAAGTTTTACAATACTTGGATGTCGAATCAAACTTTACTGAAACTTAGTTTTGCGACTTAGTAAGCGAGAGAGCAGACTAAAAAACAATACTAAACTCAGCAGAATGATAGAAGTAGTCCAAACTAATTTGTTAATTTCTGGATCAGGACTGTTGTATAGGTTAAAAATTAATACAGGCAAAGATGCTGTGGGACTCATTAAACCATCTGACCAGTTTTGACTAAATAAAGCCGTAAAAAGTAGTGGTGCTGTTTCACCTGCGGCGCGGGCGATCGCTAGAGAAACACCAGTAGTAATACCTGGAGTTGCGGCTGTAACAACAATCCGAAACGTAGTTTGGAAGCGAGTTCCACCCAAAGCGGCTGAAGCAAGACGCTGGTGAGTAGGAATAAGTTTTAATGC
The Anabaena sphaerica FACHB-251 DNA segment above includes these coding regions:
- a CDS encoding chromophore lyase CpcT/CpeT codes for the protein MTHSTDIATLARWMAADFSNQAQVFENPAFYAHIRVCMRPLPYSFLSGVSLFVEQAYDYMLNDPYRLRVLNLVIEGENILIENYTVKDEKDFFGASRDLVRLQKLTSDRLEKLCGCNMIVEWTGNCFRGHVEPGKGCIVVRKGQRTYLDSKFEIDGEKFISWDKGRDPDTDEHLWGSVAGPFHFVRWGNFADEVKLS
- the pstB gene encoding phosphate ABC transporter ATP-binding protein PstB encodes the protein MSNLVPAIKVKNLSFYYGNFKAIEGISLDIYKNQVTALIGPSGCGKSTFIKTLNRISELEGKVKVDGIIEFFGQNIYAPRVNINRLRREIGMVFQKPNPFPMSIYENVAYGVRISGRCPKFQLDEIVESALKGAALWDEVKDKLNTSALGLSGGQQQRLCIARALAVKPKVLLMDEPCSALDPIATLKVEELIHRLRSELTIAIVTHNMQQATRVSDFTAFFSTDESRIGQMVEFGATGQIFRNPLDERTRDYVAGRFG
- the shc gene encoding squalene--hopene cyclase; this translates as MQTQDRVKVKQVTEAIAASQKHLLSIQQPDGYWWAELESNVTITAEAVLLHKIWGTDKTRPLHKVETYLRSQQREHGGWELFYGDGGELSTTVEAYMALRLLGVPATDPALIKAKSLILQKGGISKTRIFTKLHLALIGCYNWRGLPSLPPWVMLLPDNFPFNIYELSSWARSSTVPLLIVFDRKPVFEIDNPINLDELYAEGVNNVKWELPKNGDWSDIFNILDDGFKLAESFNFVPFRNEGIKAAEKWILERQEATGDWGGIIPAMLNSLLALKCLDYDANDPIIYRGLKAVDNFAIETENNYCVQPCVSPVWDTAWAIRALIDSGFPAYHPAIVKAGEWLIDKQILNYGDWNVKNKQGKPGAWAFEFDNRFYPDVDDSAVVVMALHQTKLPNEALKKQAMNRALNWIASMQCKPGGWAAFDIDNDQEWLNSVPYGDLKAMIDPNTADVTARVIEMLGACNLSIQPDKLEKSLDYLINEQENEGCWFGRWGVNYIYGTSGVLSALALINPQKYRPNIEQGAAWLVKVQNSDGGWGETCFSYNDPSLKGKGDSTASQTAWALIGLIAAGEATGKMPFDSIEKGVNYLLETQQADGTWDESYFTGTGFPCHFYLKYHLYQQYFPLMALGRYHRIKK